DNA sequence from the Penicillium psychrofluorescens genome assembly, chromosome: 3 genome:
GTTGTTGATCGAGATGTCACCGTGGTAGATGTTCATATCTGCCATGTAGGCGATggcctccagcagctggcaaGCGACTTTGCAAGCCTGCATTTCGTTGAGAAGAGGTTCGTTTTTCTGGGTGATCAAGAATCTCCCTGTGAAGCCTGGAAAGCATCGGTTGTATGTATTGCTTTTCAAAGGCTTTCGGTCCGGCGAATAGTCCACGCAGGGGGACATGACGATCGTCTGGTAGCAGCCGTCCAGGTAGACAGAGTCAAGCATTGGGAATCTGTCACAACCGGTCAATAACAGAAGAATCAGAGCTTCGGATGGTATGTACCGGTCAGCGCCACCTTCGCGCAGCAGGGAAAATGGGCACTCGCGCAAGTCGGATTCCCCCGCCTGGAGAATGGTGTTGGCCCTTTCCACCTTGAGGGCGTAGTGGCGAAGCTGCTCTTCGGGTATTTTCTTGTTAGTGTGCTtctcgcgggcgaggaagacCGTGGCAAATGCTGGAAAGGGTAGTTAGCAACTTGACTTGgacaaaagagaaaggggaaGGGGACTTACTTCCGGCCCCGATGAAGCCATAGATCTGCGCTCGTTCCCTGAGGTCTGCACAGATTTTATAGCGCCGGCAATCCAGGTCGTCCTCCCTCTTGTACACCTCCCATACAATCAGCCTGGACGTCTCTTGAGCCTCTCGAGAGTCGAATCGAGTGTGGGTTTCCGGGTGAAGATGTCCACACCTCGAGATTGGCTCGTTATTTCTCGCAGCCAGAGCATCGGCCATGCGAGTGCTGAACGTCTGATGGAGATCTGGGTACTGTGTCGACAAGTCGCTGTTTGGGTCCACCAGCTGGGGGGCGCAGAAGGCGAAAGTGCGTTCCCAAGCTTCGGGGATCCCGCCAGGTATCCTGAGAGAATCCATGGCGGACGATCATGATAGGATTGGTATTCTCTAAGCAGGAACATCATGGTTCTCTTTATACCCGAGGACTGTCGACTTGGTGGTGGATGCCGCGAGACACATTCTTTGATCCCGACGCAGAACAAGACGAGGTTTGACAGAGAGTGCATCAAGCGCGACATACGCATTCTCTGCTCCTTGAAAGCGTTCTTTGTCCCTTGGGACAAGCTGTCTCTTCGGGTCTTTTGGTCTGTTCTTTGTAGATTGTGTTTGGCCCAAACAGGACTAAAGCAAGGACCCTTGTCACCTTGGTTTCAGGCTAGCCCTAACTGGCACTCGATGTCATTTTTGAAGGTGAATCCCGGGAAACACGCAGCTTCCGCAAATAGGGGACAAGGACCCGAATCCACATGATCCAACGATATGATGAACCAATTAGAGGCTTGGTTTAGCCGATGAAAACTTTCCGATCACTGAGGCTCAGCGGGTCGAGGGGCTCGGGGAGCCTCCAACACCCGGGCGAGGGACCCCATCTTGTGGGGCACCGGTAGGCACTGCGTCAATTCTTGCGATAAATACGAGGGTGTAGGAGGGTGCACGCATAGGTGGATAAATTTAGTTTTCTAGGAATCTGCTCAGAGGCCTTTTGAATTTATCATAGCCCCCATTATTTACCTGGGTGAGGGCTGTTCCCCCACGTCTGCGAGCTATAAGAGGAGCACTGAAGTGCAGAAGCTTGTGTTGTCCCTCGCTCGAGATGTCTTTCCTTAACCTTTTTATCTTGGAATCTTTAATTCATCCAATCTGCGACCTTAAGTACTTCGCACATTGCCTCTGACAACTCTTCCAACCATGACTGCCTTGACTTGCAACGAAGCTTCCTCTGCAGCACCCGACGAAAGTATAATTCCTCCAAACAATGTCTCGAGTGCCCCAGGGCAGCTTGAGTGTAATAGTACAAACTGGGGCATTCAATTCCCCACCCAGGAGAGAACTCCAACCGCAACCAGCCTGAGTCGCAGTGAGACCGTGCCCCCCGAGCCATCCCCCATCCTCTCTCACTATGAAGGATACACTCTGTTCAAGGCCGATCCCGCCCCCGGGCAGAAGGCTTCCTGGAGCCTAGTGGAGCGAACCGAAATGCACCTCAACCAAAGGGAGCTCTTCAAAATGGTCCAAAAGGGCGCGAATAAGGTCTCTGCAGCACAACAGTATCAGAACCTGTCCAGCCTGAGGCGAGCTCATGTGAATCAGCTGATCTttgagaaaagaaaaagcgaTCCACAGGTTGAATGGAGCTGCGTCTATGCCAAAGAGCGTAGTAGACCCTCGAAGGCTCGCAATGCTACCCGGAGCAGCGACTATGAAACTGTGTCTATGGACATTATCCTCATGAAGAGACCTGCAAGGACCCAGTCGTACCCAAGGACTGCCATGGGAGACTTGGTGGACCTTGCTGCTCCCCTGGACTCCTACATAAGTACAGAAAAAGGCCATGTGGTGCAAGGACCGCAGTCTCGACCAACACAGGTGACTACACCTTTTACGCTACTGGATCTTGAGCAAGGCCCAGGTACAACATCTTCGAGTGGCAGCGACAAACCTGGACCTCATCATTTCGCAAAAGAGCATGGTGAGCACTATAATATCTCTGGTTCAGTGTTAGTTGTTCACACAGTCTCAGGACATGCATCCGTGAGAGGCGCAGGCCACATAATCCAAGATGTGCCAACCGGGTCATCCGAGTCTAGcagcggcgaagacgacgatgacgacgagtCCATGTTCTTTGAACGGGCGGGTGATAGTTCCGCGACAGAAGATTCAGAAGAATTTGATGGGGGACGCCCAGAACCCCGACGGGACAACATTTACAACCGACAGAGATCGTGCAGCCCTAATCGGTGCGAATCAGGGTACGGGCCTTTGTACCGCAGATTGCCAAGACACCGGGGCCGACCACGCAGCCGCGTAGATATGGCTTCCACCAAGAGAGTAAGCCCTCTCCGACAAGCGGGACGAGAGGATAACCCATATCGTGAAAAGAGGATCCGGTTGACACGAGGAGTTGAGGATGACATGCGCAGCCGGATGCTAGACCACCGGGAGGCTCGAATTGAGAACTGGGAGAAGTTTGTGGATTTCCAGGCCAGAATGATCCAGAACACGATTGACGAGTCGCGGGAGCATCGCAAGTCCTTTCGCGATGCTCCGGTGGTCTGCAACTGTCCCTGCCGGCGCGCGAACAATAATGAGACTGCTGAGTGATTCTCTGAATGTTGCTTTTCGGACTCGATTATCATTAGTGTAGTTTACTTCTATAGTTCCCTATCTCATCTCTTCGGCTCTGTAGTTACATTTATAGATCCACCGGTTATGTCATAGAGAATATTCTGCCTGGATCCGCAGGCGACAAGATCGACCGTGCCCCTCCATCACCGAATTTCTTTCCTCTGGACACTTTACTTTCTTCACTGACCGTCAATTCTCCCGACCTGTTTCATACCTTCTCCATTTCTATCCACCCAATTACCACCCAAAATGCCTCGCCAATTCTTCGTCGGAGGTAACTTCAAGATGTACGGCTGTCCTCGAGTCTCACTACCCCGCGGTCCCTACCTCTCCCCGTCGTCATCACTTTGCTCTAACGAATTGCTGAACCTGGTACAGGAACGGTGTTGCGGAAAGCATCACCTCCATCGTGAAGAACCTCAATGCCGCGCAGCTCGATCCCTCTACCGAGGTCGTCATCTCGCCCCCCGCGCTGTACCTTACCCTGACCCGCAGCCTGGCCGACCCCAAGATCGGTGTCGCCGCCCAGAACGTCTACGACAAGCCCAATGG
Encoded proteins:
- a CDS encoding uncharacterized protein (ID:PFLUO_005079-T1.cds;~source:funannotate), which translates into the protein MDSLRIPGGIPEAWERTFAFCAPQLVDPNSDLSTQYPDLHQTFSTRMADALAARNNEPISRCGHLHPETHTRFDSREAQETSRLIVWEVYKREDDLDCRRYKICADLRERAQIYGFIGAGTFATVFLAREKHTNKKIPEEQLRHYALKVERANTILQAGESDLRECPFSLLREGGADRYIPSEALILLLLTGCDRFPMLDSVYLDGCYQTIVMSPCVDYSPDRKPLKSNTYNRCFPGFTGRFLITQKNEPLLNEMQACKVACQLLEAIAYMADMNIYHGDISINNYVVDQDLNVQLIDFGIVDFGLEHKDFQRRSFHFMACHEYQMRPELAEELTLGNYQYDLHYLSEFNVRLRHDVRNVCLWKFAVSVFGILHGYWPWDLTPGQGDLHLLNYDGGSNPGVNARRTRMMTEPVKVADHLSDECKEVLQLMLSRKPEDRPGIKRLLRQPWFQKWKSVDGPLTRPYSEEFANSFIV
- a CDS encoding uncharacterized protein (ID:PFLUO_005080-T1.cds;~source:funannotate), producing the protein MTALTCNEASSAAPDESIIPPNNVSSAPGQLECNSTNWGIQFPTQERTPTATSLSRSETVPPEPSPILSHYEGYTLFKADPAPGQKASWSLVERTEMHLNQRELFKMVQKGANKVSAAQQYQNLSSLRRAHVNQLIFEKRKSDPQVEWSCVYAKERSRPSKARNATRSSDYETVSMDIILMKRPARTQSYPRTAMGDLVDLAAPLDSYISTEKGHVVQGPQSRPTQVTTPFTLLDLEQGPGTTSSSGSDKPGPHHFAKEHGHASVRGAGHIIQDVPTGSSESSSGEDDDDDESMFFERAGDSSATEDSEEFDGGRPEPRRDNIYNRQRSCSPNRCESGYGPLYRRLPRHRGRPRSRVDMASTKRVSPLRQAGREDNPYREKRIRLTRGVEDDMRSRMLDHREARIENWEKFVDFQARMIQNTIDESREHRKSFRDAPVVCNCPCRRANNNETAE